The proteins below are encoded in one region of Paraburkholderia phenazinium:
- the paaE gene encoding 1,2-phenylacetyl-CoA epoxidase subunit PaaE, whose protein sequence is MATPQFHPLRIREVRPETADAVSVAFEVPAELREQYRFTQGQFVTLKTHIDGEETRRSYSICVGVTDYDRDGELRIGIKRVRGGRFSNFAFDTLQPGHTIDVMTPDGRFFTHLNAEQGQQYLAFSGGSGITPVLAIIKTTLEFEPRSTFTLVYGNRSVDQIMFAEDLEDLKNRFMNRFVLYHVLSDDLQDVELFNGVLDQQKCAAFIENLVPADVIDEAFICGPAPMMDAAEAALKAAGLPPAKVHVERFGSPLPQAGVPPVEITEDTPAADLEIVLDGKKRKLRLPYEGVSVLDVGLKAGLALPYACKGGVCCTCRAKVLEGEVRMEKNYTLEDHEIRDGFVLTCQCHPVSDRVVVSYDER, encoded by the coding sequence ATGGCCACCCCGCAATTTCACCCCCTGCGTATCCGCGAAGTCCGGCCCGAAACCGCCGACGCGGTCTCGGTCGCCTTCGAAGTCCCCGCCGAACTGCGCGAGCAGTATCGCTTCACGCAGGGCCAGTTCGTCACGCTGAAGACGCACATCGACGGTGAGGAGACGCGCCGCTCGTATTCGATCTGCGTCGGCGTGACCGACTACGACCGCGACGGCGAACTGCGTATCGGCATCAAGCGCGTGCGGGGCGGCCGCTTTTCGAACTTCGCATTCGACACCCTGCAGCCAGGTCACACGATCGACGTGATGACGCCCGACGGTCGCTTCTTCACGCACCTGAACGCGGAACAGGGTCAGCAATACCTCGCCTTTTCCGGCGGCTCCGGCATCACGCCCGTGCTCGCGATCATCAAGACGACCCTCGAATTCGAGCCGCGCAGCACCTTCACGTTGGTCTACGGCAACCGCAGCGTCGACCAGATCATGTTTGCAGAAGATCTGGAAGACCTGAAGAACCGCTTCATGAACCGGTTCGTGCTGTATCACGTGCTGTCGGACGATCTGCAGGACGTCGAACTGTTCAACGGTGTGCTCGACCAGCAGAAGTGCGCAGCGTTTATCGAAAACCTGGTGCCAGCCGATGTGATCGACGAAGCCTTCATCTGCGGTCCCGCACCGATGATGGACGCCGCCGAGGCCGCGCTGAAAGCCGCGGGCCTGCCGCCCGCGAAGGTTCACGTCGAAAGGTTCGGCTCGCCGCTGCCCCAAGCGGGCGTGCCGCCCGTCGAAATCACCGAAGATACGCCGGCGGCGGACCTCGAGATCGTCCTCGACGGCAAGAAACGCAAGCTGCGCCTGCCTTACGAGGGCGTGAGCGTACTCGACGTCGGCCTGAAGGCCGGCCTCGCGCTGCCATATGCCTGCAAGGGCGGCGTGTGCTGCACCTGCCGCGCCAAAGTGCTCGAAGGCGAAGTACGGATGGAAAAGAACTACACGCTCGAAGACCACGAAATCCGCGACGGCTTCGTGCTGACCTGCCAGTGCCATCCGGTGAGCGACCGGGTGGTGGTCAGTTACGATGAGCGTTAG
- the tuf gene encoding elongation factor Tu: MAKGKFERTKPHVNVGTIGHVDHGKTTLTAAITTVLTAKFGGEAKAYDQIDAAPEEKARGITINTAHVEYETANRHYAHVDCPGHADYVKNMITGAAQMDGAILVCSAADGPMPQTREHILLARQVGVPYIIVFLNKCDMVDDAELLELVEMEVRELLSKYDFPGDDTPIIKGSAKLALEGDKGELGEVAIMNLADALDTYIPTPERAVDGAFLMPVEDVFSISGRGTVVTGRVERGVVKVGEEIEIVGIKPTVKTTCTGVEMFRKLLDQGQAGDNVGILLRGTKREDVERGQVLAKPGSINPHTHFTAEVYVLSKDEGGRHTPFFNNYRPQFYFRTTDVTGSIELPKDKEMVMPGDNVSITVKLINPIAMEEGLRFAIREGGRTVGAGVVAKILE, from the coding sequence ATGGCCAAGGGTAAGTTTGAGCGGACCAAGCCGCACGTGAACGTCGGCACGATCGGTCACGTTGACCACGGCAAGACCACGCTGACGGCAGCGATCACGACGGTGCTGACCGCGAAGTTCGGCGGGGAAGCGAAGGCGTATGACCAGATCGACGCGGCGCCGGAAGAAAAGGCGCGCGGCATCACGATCAACACGGCACACGTCGAGTACGAAACGGCGAACCGCCACTACGCGCACGTTGACTGCCCGGGCCACGCTGACTATGTGAAGAACATGATCACGGGCGCCGCGCAGATGGACGGCGCAATCCTGGTGTGCTCGGCCGCTGACGGCCCGATGCCGCAAACGCGTGAGCACATCCTGCTGGCACGTCAGGTTGGCGTTCCGTACATCATCGTGTTCCTGAACAAGTGCGACATGGTGGACGACGCTGAGCTGCTGGAGCTCGTCGAGATGGAAGTTCGCGAACTTCTGTCGAAGTACGACTTCCCGGGCGACGACACGCCGATCATCAAGGGTTCGGCCAAGCTGGCGCTGGAAGGCGACAAGGGCGAGCTGGGCGAAGTGGCGATCATGAACCTGGCCGACGCGCTGGATACGTACATCCCGACGCCGGAGCGTGCAGTGGACGGCGCATTCCTGATGCCGGTGGAAGACGTGTTCTCGATCTCGGGTCGTGGCACGGTGGTGACGGGTCGGGTTGAGCGCGGTGTGGTGAAGGTCGGCGAAGAAATCGAGATCGTGGGTATCAAGCCGACGGTGAAGACGACGTGCACGGGCGTGGAAATGTTCCGCAAGCTGCTCGACCAGGGTCAGGCGGGCGACAACGTGGGTATCCTGCTGCGCGGCACGAAGCGTGAAGACGTGGAGCGTGGCCAGGTGCTGGCCAAGCCGGGTTCGATCAACCCGCACACGCACTTCACGGCCGAAGTGTACGTGCTGAGCAAGGACGAAGGCGGTCGTCACACGCCGTTCTTCAACAACTACCGTCCGCAGTTCTACTTCCGTACGACGGACGTGACGGGCTCGATCGAGCTGCCGAAGGACAAGGAAATGGTGATGCCGGGCGACAACGTGTCGATCACGGTGAAGCTGATCAACCCGATCGCGATGGAAGAAGGTCTGCGCTTCGCCATCCGTGAAGGTGGCCGTACCGTCGGCGCAGGTGTCGTTGCCAAGATTCTCGAGTAA
- a CDS encoding SGNH/GDSL hydrolase family protein, with protein sequence MTLRTLAAVCGAVLLVQFAVAPAAIAADAPTHWVSAWATALQSIPQQANLPPLYRAPEVAGRTVRQIVYPTLSGRAVRVHLSNEYGKTPLVIQDLRIASSAGGAATQANGGAKVTFGGKASVTVPPGSELDSDAAEVDIVAGAPYAISSYMGADQNLVAWHRVSNQVNYVSLPGNHTDDSMSGAFHQRFTQFVWVTGLSVEAPSAAAVATIGDSITDGMRSSLNENHRWPDAFARRLTQAGDRSTSVVNLGISGNRLLNDSPCYGEALVKRFSRDVLERPGVKVAILLIGINDINFSSMPPRAGLDCDYPHTSVNAEDLIDGYKRVIAEAHRRGVRVFGATLTPASLPPQRESIRLAANQWIRTAGAFDGVVDFDAALRDPTQPARLQEGYDSGDHIHPSDAGYAAMAQAIPLDAVVNSTRK encoded by the coding sequence ATGACCCTCCGTACTCTGGCCGCTGTGTGCGGCGCTGTTCTGCTTGTTCAATTCGCCGTCGCACCAGCAGCGATTGCCGCGGATGCTCCTACGCACTGGGTGTCCGCATGGGCGACCGCCCTTCAGTCGATTCCCCAGCAGGCTAACCTGCCGCCGCTGTACAGGGCGCCGGAGGTCGCTGGGCGGACGGTCCGGCAAATCGTGTATCCGACTCTTTCGGGTCGCGCCGTCCGGGTTCACCTCAGCAACGAATATGGAAAGACGCCGTTGGTGATCCAGGATTTGCGGATCGCGAGTTCGGCGGGTGGCGCGGCCACACAAGCGAACGGCGGCGCCAAGGTGACGTTTGGCGGGAAAGCCTCTGTAACAGTGCCACCCGGCAGTGAACTGGATAGCGATGCGGCCGAGGTCGATATTGTCGCCGGTGCGCCGTATGCGATCAGCTCGTACATGGGGGCGGATCAAAATCTCGTGGCGTGGCATCGCGTGTCGAATCAGGTGAATTACGTCTCGCTACCTGGCAATCACACTGATGACTCTATGTCAGGAGCATTTCATCAGCGATTCACCCAGTTTGTGTGGGTGACGGGGTTGTCCGTGGAGGCGCCGTCGGCAGCCGCGGTTGCTACGATCGGCGATTCCATTACCGATGGCATGCGGTCTAGCTTGAATGAAAACCACCGTTGGCCGGATGCTTTCGCGCGCCGGTTGACTCAGGCAGGGGACCGGTCGACTTCGGTCGTCAATCTAGGGATCAGCGGCAACCGTCTGCTTAACGATTCGCCCTGCTATGGCGAGGCGCTCGTTAAACGTTTCAGCCGGGATGTGCTGGAGCGACCGGGCGTGAAAGTGGCGATCCTGCTGATCGGCATCAATGACATCAATTTCTCTTCGATGCCGCCGCGCGCCGGGCTTGATTGCGATTATCCGCATACGTCTGTGAATGCCGAGGACCTGATCGACGGCTACAAGCGGGTGATTGCCGAGGCGCATCGTCGTGGCGTGCGCGTGTTCGGTGCGACGCTCACGCCTGCCTCGCTGCCACCACAGCGCGAAAGCATACGGCTGGCGGCGAATCAATGGATCAGGACCGCGGGAGCGTTCGACGGTGTGGTCGATTTCGATGCTGCGCTGCGCGATCCCACCCAGCCTGCGCGTTTGCAGGAGGGGTATGACAGTGGCGACCACATCCATCCGAGCGATGCAGGTTACGCGGCAATGGCTCAGGCGATTCCGCTCGATGCGGTAGTAAATTCGACTCGAAAGTGA
- a CDS encoding NAD(P)/FAD-dependent oxidoreductase, with protein MLRLSEVKLPLDHPDSALDAAVLARLAELGVPPDGLVRYTVFRRAHDARKRADIKLTYIVDVEVKDEAAALKRLASVPHCAVTPDMAYRFVAKAPERMTAPRPVVIGMGPCGLFAGLILAQMGFRPIILERGKAVRERTKDTFGLWRKSVLNPESNVQFGEGGAGTFSDGKLYSQIKDPHHYGRKVLEEFVKAGAPEDILYLSRPHIGTFRLVSMVEKMRATIHELGGEVRFETRVEDIEIEQGKVRALQLSNGETLPCDHVVLAVGHSARDTFEMLHKRGVYIEAKPFSLGFRIEHPQGMIDRSRFGKFAGHKQLGAADYKVVHHCSNGRAVYSFCMCPGGTVVAATSEPGRVVTNGMSQYSRAERNANAGIVVGITPEDYPGGPLAGIAFQRKWEERAFELGGSNYCAPGQRVGDFIAGRPSTSLGSVVPSYKPGVHPTDLSTALPDYVIEAIREALPQLDRKIAGFAMDDAVLTGVETRTSSPIRIRRKDDYQSMNVEGLYPAGEGAGYAGGIYSAAIDGIEVAQALALDMTAGAAH; from the coding sequence ATGTTACGTCTAAGCGAAGTCAAACTCCCGCTCGATCACCCCGATAGCGCTCTCGATGCCGCCGTTCTCGCGCGCCTCGCCGAGCTGGGCGTACCGCCTGACGGACTCGTCCGTTACACCGTGTTCCGTCGCGCACACGACGCGCGCAAGCGCGCCGATATCAAGCTGACGTATATCGTCGATGTCGAGGTGAAGGATGAAGCGGCCGCTTTGAAACGCCTCGCGAGCGTGCCTCACTGCGCCGTGACACCGGACATGGCGTACCGCTTTGTCGCGAAGGCGCCCGAGCGTATGACGGCGCCGCGGCCGGTGGTGATCGGCATGGGACCGTGTGGGCTGTTCGCTGGGTTGATCCTCGCCCAGATGGGTTTTCGCCCTATTATTCTCGAGCGCGGCAAGGCTGTTCGTGAGCGTACTAAAGATACGTTCGGGCTGTGGCGCAAGTCCGTGCTCAATCCCGAATCCAATGTGCAGTTCGGTGAAGGTGGAGCCGGCACATTCTCGGACGGCAAGCTCTACAGCCAGATCAAGGATCCGCATCACTACGGCCGCAAGGTGCTCGAGGAGTTCGTGAAAGCGGGTGCGCCGGAAGACATTCTCTATCTGAGCAGGCCGCATATCGGCACTTTTCGTCTGGTCAGCATGGTGGAGAAGATGCGCGCCACCATTCATGAACTCGGCGGCGAAGTGCGGTTTGAGACGCGCGTCGAGGATATTGAGATCGAGCAGGGCAAGGTGCGTGCTCTGCAGTTGTCCAATGGTGAAACACTACCGTGCGACCACGTGGTGCTCGCAGTCGGTCACAGCGCGCGCGACACCTTCGAAATGCTGCACAAGCGCGGCGTTTACATTGAAGCGAAGCCGTTTTCGCTCGGGTTCCGGATTGAACATCCGCAAGGGATGATCGACCGCAGCCGCTTTGGCAAGTTTGCCGGGCACAAGCAACTGGGCGCCGCTGATTACAAGGTGGTGCATCACTGCAGCAACGGCCGGGCGGTGTATAGCTTCTGCATGTGTCCTGGTGGCACGGTGGTCGCGGCGACTTCGGAGCCGGGCCGCGTGGTTACCAACGGGATGAGCCAGTATTCCCGGGCGGAGCGCAACGCCAATGCCGGCATCGTGGTTGGCATTACGCCGGAGGATTATCCGGGCGGGCCGCTTGCCGGCATCGCGTTTCAGCGCAAATGGGAAGAGCGGGCGTTCGAACTGGGCGGCAGCAATTACTGCGCGCCGGGCCAGCGGGTGGGCGACTTCATTGCCGGCCGGCCGTCTACGTCGCTCGGTTCGGTTGTCCCCTCCTATAAACCAGGCGTCCATCCGACCGATCTCAGCACGGCGCTGCCCGACTATGTCATCGAGGCCATCCGCGAAGCACTGCCGCAACTCGACCGCAAGATCGCCGGTTTCGCTATGGACGATGCAGTGTTGACCGGGGTGGAGACGCGCACGTCGTCGCCGATCCGGATTCGCCGCAAAGACGATTATCAGAGCATGAATGTGGAAGGGCTCTATCCAGCCGGCGAGGGCGCGGGTTACGCCGGCGGGATTTATTCTGCGGCGATCGACGGAATTGAAGTGGCGCAAGCATTGGCGTTGGACATGACGGCGGGCGCTGCTCACTGA
- the paaB gene encoding 1,2-phenylacetyl-CoA epoxidase subunit PaaB has product MDKSTNKEWPIWEVFVRSKQGLDHKHCGSLHAADAPMALRMARDVYTRRQEGVSIWVVPSSAITASDPQDKAELFEPAGDKIYRHPTFYTLPDEVNHM; this is encoded by the coding sequence ATGGACAAGTCGACAAACAAAGAGTGGCCGATCTGGGAAGTGTTCGTGCGCAGCAAGCAGGGCCTCGACCACAAGCACTGCGGCAGTCTGCACGCTGCCGACGCGCCGATGGCGCTGCGCATGGCGCGCGACGTGTACACCCGCCGTCAGGAAGGCGTGAGCATCTGGGTGGTGCCGTCCTCGGCGATCACCGCATCCGACCCGCAGGACAAGGCGGAGCTGTTCGAACCGGCTGGCGACAAGATCTATCGCCATCCGACGTTCTACACGCTCCCCGACGAAGTCAACCACATGTAA
- the secE gene encoding preprotein translocase subunit SecE, which produces MANPSVETVNTSGDKLMVAAGVLLVLAGFVGFFWLGSQEWYVRGAALAVGVIAGVAVGLLSAPGKGFIAFAKDSYKEVRKVVWPTRKEATQTTLVVFAFVFIMAVFLWICDKSIEWAIFSAILGWK; this is translated from the coding sequence ATGGCGAATCCTTCCGTCGAAACTGTAAATACTTCCGGCGACAAGCTGATGGTCGCTGCGGGCGTATTGTTGGTCTTGGCCGGGTTCGTGGGGTTCTTCTGGCTCGGTAGCCAGGAATGGTACGTCCGCGGAGCTGCCTTGGCTGTTGGCGTCATCGCGGGTGTTGCAGTCGGACTTCTCTCCGCGCCCGGTAAGGGTTTCATCGCATTCGCCAAGGACTCGTACAAAGAAGTCCGCAAGGTTGTTTGGCCGACTCGTAAAGAGGCAACGCAAACAACTCTCGTGGTGTTCGCTTTTGTGTTCATCATGGCGGTGTTTCTGTGGATTTGCGATAAGTCCATAGAATGGGCGATTTTCTCGGCGATTCTGGGTTGGAAATGA
- the paaD gene encoding 1,2-phenylacetyl-CoA epoxidase subunit PaaD: MAANLTTTVDPTLERAWTALEAVPDPEIPVVSIRELGILRDVRRAADGMLEVVITPTYSGCPAMSQIAEDVAHALEAAQLTPYRIATVLAPAWTTDWITADAREKLRAYGIAPPTGNCASDAPQEKVIRFVRTAAVPAPACPRCGSVHTERLAQFGSTACKALYRCLDCREPFDYFKPY; this comes from the coding sequence ATGGCCGCGAACCTCACCACGACCGTGGACCCGACGCTGGAGCGCGCGTGGACAGCGCTAGAAGCGGTACCCGACCCGGAGATTCCGGTGGTGTCGATTCGCGAGCTCGGCATCCTGCGCGACGTCCGGCGTGCTGCGGATGGCATGCTCGAAGTCGTCATCACCCCGACGTACTCCGGCTGCCCGGCCATGTCGCAGATTGCCGAGGACGTCGCACACGCGCTCGAGGCCGCGCAGCTCACGCCGTACCGCATCGCCACTGTCCTCGCCCCTGCCTGGACCACCGACTGGATAACCGCCGACGCGCGCGAAAAGCTGCGTGCCTACGGCATCGCCCCGCCCACCGGCAATTGCGCGAGCGACGCACCTCAGGAAAAAGTAATCCGCTTCGTCCGCACGGCAGCAGTCCCCGCCCCGGCGTGCCCGCGTTGCGGCTCGGTCCATACCGAACGTCTCGCGCAATTCGGCTCGACGGCCTGCAAGGCGCTGTACCGCTGTCTCGACTGCCGCGAACCCTTCGACTATTTCAAACCCTACTGA
- the paaC gene encoding 1,2-phenylacetyl-CoA epoxidase subunit PaaC — translation MDITPQHLSYVLRLADTALILGQRNAEWCGHGPILEEDIALANMSLDLIGQARLLYTHAATLEHALTGASKSEDDYAYFRTEREFANYTLAELPHYGPLAGTAHADKDYAVTIVRNFLYSTLMAHLWTALTASTDAQLAAIAAKSIKETRYHVHHAGEWLIRLGDGTDESHRRAQDALDYLMPYTREFFSVDAVEEVIAATGIGPLTADLQGAWEEDVRAALDEATLTSPEPVKHVTTGKLGEHSEHMGYVLAEMQSLARQHPGASW, via the coding sequence ATGGACATCACGCCCCAACACCTTTCCTACGTGCTGCGTCTCGCGGACACCGCACTGATCCTCGGTCAGCGCAACGCCGAGTGGTGCGGCCACGGCCCGATTCTCGAAGAGGACATCGCGCTCGCCAACATGAGCCTCGACCTGATCGGCCAGGCGCGGCTGCTGTACACGCACGCCGCAACGCTCGAGCATGCGCTCACCGGCGCCAGCAAGAGCGAAGACGACTACGCGTATTTCCGCACCGAGCGCGAATTCGCCAACTACACGCTCGCCGAGTTGCCGCATTACGGGCCGCTCGCCGGCACCGCGCATGCGGACAAGGACTACGCGGTCACGATCGTGCGCAATTTCCTGTACTCGACGCTGATGGCGCATCTCTGGACGGCGCTTACCGCGTCGACCGACGCACAACTCGCGGCCATCGCCGCGAAGTCGATCAAGGAAACGCGCTACCACGTCCATCACGCCGGCGAATGGCTGATCCGGCTCGGCGACGGCACGGATGAGTCGCATCGCCGCGCGCAGGACGCGCTCGACTACCTGATGCCCTACACGCGCGAGTTCTTCAGCGTGGACGCGGTTGAGGAAGTCATCGCCGCAACGGGCATCGGTCCGCTGACCGCCGATCTGCAAGGCGCCTGGGAAGAAGACGTACGAGCCGCGCTCGACGAAGCCACGCTCACGTCACCTGAACCGGTGAAGCATGTCACGACGGGCAAGCTTGGCGAACACTCGGAACACATGGGCTACGTGCTGGCTGAGATGCAGAGCCTCGCGCGGCAGCACCCCGGCGCGAGCTGGTAG
- a CDS encoding DUF1835 domain-containing protein, producing the protein MSTIHLTNGDVAADSLRSALRQAGRDDPVQSLRDDLAVGPLRGVDDTPEVRAEFWQRVTDGAPHDGAPRNFQGEFTEQATLLEQLVAGDTQVAVWHAESAADQLTLRRVCYHLRNSPQRLNEVRLSIRDLTDPGAFAHSRPDHATSVGMFAPDILQTRLPDVAPISVLRISRLALEWQEVKQANGETRRWRDNTFTSGTFAELDALILEYASDAWRPAARIAAQLMVADLGFLVSDSLVFWRFRELAASGRVSLRGDPSAWRALELRADLSTCSS; encoded by the coding sequence ATGAGCACAATCCACCTGACTAACGGCGACGTCGCCGCCGACTCCCTGCGAAGCGCCCTGCGACAGGCGGGGCGCGACGATCCCGTGCAGTCGTTGCGCGACGATCTGGCGGTCGGTCCGCTGCGCGGGGTCGACGACACGCCCGAGGTGCGCGCCGAATTCTGGCAACGCGTGACGGACGGAGCCCCACACGACGGCGCACCACGCAATTTCCAGGGCGAATTCACCGAACAGGCAACATTGCTGGAGCAACTCGTGGCCGGTGACACGCAGGTGGCCGTCTGGCACGCCGAAAGCGCGGCCGACCAGTTGACCCTGCGAAGGGTCTGCTACCACCTGCGCAACAGTCCTCAGCGCCTGAACGAAGTCCGCCTCTCGATCCGCGACCTTACCGACCCCGGTGCCTTCGCCCATAGCCGGCCAGACCACGCGACGTCGGTCGGGATGTTTGCGCCGGACATCCTGCAGACGCGGCTTCCGGACGTTGCGCCGATCTCGGTGCTGCGCATCAGCCGGCTCGCCCTCGAATGGCAGGAGGTCAAGCAGGCGAACGGCGAAACCCGCCGCTGGCGCGACAACACCTTCACAAGCGGCACGTTCGCCGAGTTGGACGCGCTCATCCTGGAATACGCCAGCGACGCCTGGCGACCCGCCGCCCGTATCGCCGCGCAACTGATGGTCGCCGACCTGGGCTTTCTCGTCAGCGACAGCCTCGTGTTCTGGCGCTTCCGCGAACTGGCCGCAAGCGGGCGCGTGAGCCTGCGCGGCGATCCTTCCGCATGGCGCGCGCTGGAATTGCGCGCGGACCTTTCCACCTGTTCCAGCTAA
- a CDS encoding TetR/AcrR family transcriptional regulator — translation MARTRAPDHETQRDQILELAAAKFAQTSYPSTSMADLAAASGTSKARLYHYYESKEAILFDLLDRYTRRLMLIIAEVEGSSQRRGLTERETFAELIRAFLSEYENSHSRHVALLNDVKYLVDAQREIILNRQRDVVAAFARQLTRAYPERANRDNQTALTMMVFGMINWTFTWLKPGGRMGYGEFAEQVVDMVDHGLRAKD, via the coding sequence ATGGCCCGCACCCGCGCACCAGACCACGAAACCCAGCGCGACCAGATCCTCGAACTGGCCGCGGCCAAGTTCGCGCAGACGAGCTATCCAAGCACCTCGATGGCCGATCTGGCTGCCGCGAGCGGCACTTCGAAGGCGCGCCTCTACCACTATTACGAAAGCAAGGAAGCGATCCTGTTCGATCTGCTCGACCGCTACACCAGGCGGCTGATGCTGATCATCGCGGAAGTGGAAGGCTCGAGCCAACGACGTGGCCTGACCGAGCGGGAAACCTTCGCCGAACTGATCCGCGCGTTTCTGTCCGAATATGAGAACTCTCACAGCCGGCATGTTGCGCTGCTGAACGACGTCAAATATCTGGTCGACGCCCAACGCGAGATCATCCTGAATCGCCAGCGCGACGTGGTCGCGGCATTTGCGCGCCAGCTAACGCGCGCCTATCCGGAACGCGCCAACCGCGACAACCAGACAGCGCTGACGATGATGGTGTTCGGCATGATCAACTGGACTTTCACCTGGCTGAAGCCGGGCGGCCGGATGGGCTACGGGGAATTCGCGGAACAGGTCGTCGACATGGTCGACCATGGACTGCGGGCCAAGGATTAG
- the paaA gene encoding 1,2-phenylacetyl-CoA epoxidase subunit PaaA, translating into MYTQSLDISGNVAPLDGAAGSPEQARFDAVMAADGKIEPQDWMPDAYRKTLVRQISQHAHSEIVGMLPEGNWITRAPSLKRKAILLAKVQDEAGHGLYLYSAAETLAVSRDQLIDALHAGKAKYSSIFNYPTPTWADVGVIGWLVDGAAIMNQIPLCRCTYGPYARAMIRICKEESFHQRQGFDALLSMMSGTEAQREMVQQAVNRWWWPVLMMFGPSDKDSIHSNQSSKWGIKRISNDDLRQKFVDATVDQAKVLGVTLPDPDLKWNEARGHHDYGDIDWEEFWRVVNGDGPCNRERLATRVKAHNDGAWVREAALAHAENQRQRAQQHAA; encoded by the coding sequence ATGTACACGCAATCCCTCGACATATCAGGCAACGTTGCGCCGCTAGATGGTGCCGCCGGCTCGCCCGAACAGGCGCGTTTCGATGCGGTCATGGCCGCCGACGGCAAGATCGAACCGCAAGACTGGATGCCCGATGCCTATCGTAAAACGCTCGTGCGTCAGATTTCACAGCACGCGCATTCGGAAATCGTCGGCATGCTGCCCGAAGGCAACTGGATTACCCGCGCGCCGAGTCTGAAGCGCAAGGCAATTCTGCTCGCCAAGGTGCAGGACGAGGCGGGCCACGGTCTCTATCTATATAGCGCGGCAGAGACGCTCGCGGTTTCACGCGATCAGCTGATCGACGCCCTGCACGCCGGCAAAGCCAAATATTCGAGCATTTTCAATTATCCGACACCCACGTGGGCGGATGTCGGCGTGATCGGCTGGCTGGTCGACGGCGCGGCGATCATGAACCAGATCCCGCTGTGCCGCTGCACCTACGGCCCATACGCCCGGGCGATGATCCGCATCTGCAAGGAGGAGTCGTTCCACCAGCGCCAGGGATTCGACGCGCTGCTGTCGATGATGAGCGGCACCGAAGCCCAGCGCGAGATGGTCCAGCAGGCGGTGAACCGCTGGTGGTGGCCGGTGCTGATGATGTTCGGCCCGAGCGACAAGGATTCGATCCACAGCAATCAATCGTCGAAATGGGGCATCAAGCGCATTTCCAATGACGATCTGCGTCAAAAATTTGTCGACGCCACTGTCGACCAGGCCAAGGTCCTCGGCGTCACGCTGCCGGATCCAGACCTGAAGTGGAACGAAGCGCGCGGTCATCACGACTACGGCGACATCGACTGGGAAGAGTTCTGGCGCGTGGTCAACGGCGACGGCCCGTGCAACCGCGAGCGTCTCGCTACCCGCGTGAAAGCTCATAACGACGGCGCCTGGGTCCGCGAAGCGGCCCTCGCCCACGCGGAAAATCAGCGCCAACGCGCGCAGCAGCACGCAGCGTAA
- a CDS encoding DUF2628 domain-containing protein, which yields MEAGTAREFAKINLKDEREMAERIYLQHPTRTETVEVSTGFSWSAFLLGFVWALMKRMWLVALVLLAVDLAIGLIGFAGVTADVVSLVLSIVFAIYCGMNANQWYRRDLERKGYVIKGPGPETGVLR from the coding sequence GTGGAGGCCGGCACGGCGCGTGAGTTTGCGAAGATTAATCTCAAGGACGAAAGAGAAATGGCGGAGCGGATCTATTTGCAACATCCCACGAGGACTGAAACGGTCGAAGTGAGTACTGGCTTTAGCTGGTCGGCGTTTCTGCTGGGTTTTGTCTGGGCACTCATGAAGCGCATGTGGCTGGTCGCGCTGGTGCTGCTGGCGGTGGATCTGGCGATTGGCCTGATCGGGTTCGCAGGCGTCACCGCCGATGTGGTCAGCCTGGTGCTGAGTATCGTGTTTGCGATTTACTGCGGTATGAATGCCAACCAGTGGTACCGCCGCGACCTGGAACGCAAAGGTTACGTGATCAAAGGTCCGGGGCCTGAAACAGGGGTGCTGCGATAG